A genomic window from Stigmatopora argus isolate UIUO_Sarg chromosome 13, RoL_Sarg_1.0, whole genome shotgun sequence includes:
- the dcaf6 gene encoding DDB1- and CUL4-associated factor 6 isoform X2: MSSSSNLLWDVNKRLIGNGEPNAIRTNYLGRREFVQKLKLEATLNIHDGCVNTISWNETGEYILSGSDDTFLSITNPYNKKVKKSIRSGHRANIFSAKFMPHTNDQEIISCSGDGVVYYTRTEKSADFNRQCHFTCHYGTAYEIMTVPNDPYTFLSCGEDGTVRWFDLRVKSSCTKEDCKDDILINCRRAATSISISPLMPYYLAVGCSDSSVRIYDRRLLGTRATGNYTGRGTTGMCVRFVPAHLADKSCRVTSLCYSADGREVLVSYSSDYIYLFDPKDDLARELKGPSQERREELRQPPVKRLRLRGDWSDTGPRARPESERERDGEQSPNVSLMQRMSDMLSRWFEEASEAQGSRGTRPQIGPAGSGARPEPPPARAHAPEVASVPTPSGPAAAPPSEPSSESSSAAAPSTSASAAESPAASASTSRGPTPAAGRAGSGAEVALSDSPSSAVNEQLGSMTLDEQSGEHAREAAPPPGALSSAGDAPAARAAAPPPPVASGAGRSGASEPVLSLHYSSEGTTSSTIKLDFTDECGGGGGGSGSSTGNGTGSTSGGDPKASDATHGRQSTSTENPAPEGPPPVSASAAEANLPEDASGERRGRERGPGGGEEGRPARDSDDSDDDPVPVPSARFRGRGQRGSAVGDRMIRRSAAARIQELFRRRKERREMEESETQNIRRPAAKMVYKGHRNSRTMIKESCFWGERFVMSGSDCGHIFIWDRRTAEHLMLLEADNHVVNCLQPHPYDPVLASSGIDYDIKIWSPREESPSFNRLLADEVMARNELMLEETRNTITVPASFMLRMLASLNHIHSGRAEGDRSEGSGQENEDEQ; this comes from the exons ATGTCCAGCTCCAGCAACCTGCTTTGGGATGTCAATAAACGTCTCATCGGAAACGGCGAACCCAACGCCATCCGGACCAACTATTTGG GACGAAGAGAGTTTGTCCAGAAGCTGAAACTGGAGGCCACCCTGAATATCCACGACGGCTGC GTCAACACAATCTCGTGGAACGAGACGGGGGAGTACATCCTGTCGGGATCGGACGATACCTTCCTGTCCATCACCAACCCGTACAACAAAAAG gtGAAAAAGTCTATCCGCTCCGGACACCGGGCCAACATCTTCAGCGCCAAGTTCATGCCCCACACCAACGACCAGGAGATCATCTCCTGTTCTGGGGACGGCGTCGTCTACTACACGCGCACGGAAAAGAGCGCCGACTTCAACCGGCAGTGTCACTTCACCTGCCATTACGGGACGGCCTACGAG ATCATGACGGTGCCCAACGACCCGTACACCTTTCTGTCGTGCGGCGAGGACGGCACGGTGCGGTGGTTCGACCTCCGCGTGAAAAGCAGCTGCACCAAAGAAGACTGCAAAGAC GACATCCTGATCAATTGTCGGAGAGCGGCGACGTCCATCTCCATCTCGCCGCTGATGCCGTACTACCTGGCGGTGGGCTGCTCGGACAGCTCCGTGCGCATCTACGACAGACGCCTGCTGGGCACCAGGGCCAccg GCAACTACACGGGTCGCGGGACGACGGGCATGTGCGTGAGGTTCGTGCCCGCGCACCTGGCGGACAAGTCGTGCCGCGTGACGTCGCTGTGCTACAGCGCCGACGGACGGGAGGTGCTGGTCAGCTACTCCTCCGACTACATCTACCTCTTTGACCCCAAAGACGACCTGGCCCGAGAGCTCAAGGGCCCCTCTCAGGAAAGGAGGGAAGAG CTGAGGCAGCCACCGGTCAAGCGCCTCCGTCTGCGAGGCGACTGGTCCGACACGGGACCCCGAGCTCGTCCggagagcgagagggagagagacg GGGAGCAGAGCCCCAACGTGTCCCTCATGCAGAGGATGTCAGACATGTTGTCACGCTGGTTCGAGGAAGCCAGCGAAGCCCAAGGCAGTCGAGGGACTCGCCCTCAGATCGGACCCGCAG GAAGTGGCGCCCGGCCCGAACCTCCCCCAGCTCGGGCCCACGCCCCGGAGGTGGCGAGCGTTCCCACGCCGAGTGGTCCCGCGGCGGCTCCCCCGTCCGAACCATCGTCGGAATCCTCGTCGGCCGCGGCCCCGTCGACGAGCGCATCGGCGGCGGAGAGTCCGGCGGCGTCCGCCTCGACTTCGCGGGGTCCGACCCCGGCCGCGGGAAGGGCCGGAAGCGGCGCGGAAGTGGCGCTCTCGG ATTCCCCCTCGTCGGCGGTCAACGAGCAGCTGGGCTCCATGACGCTAGACGAGCAGAGCGGCGAGCACGCTCGGGAAGCGGCGCCGCCTCCCGGCGCCCTTTCTTCGGCGGGGGACGCGCCCGCCGCCCGAGCtgccgctcctcctcctcccgtcGCTTCCGGCGCCGGGCGATCGGGTGCGTCCGAGCCCGTTCTCAGCCTCCACTACAGCTCGGAGGGAACCACCAGCAGCACCATCAAGTTGGACTTCACCGACGAATG cggcggcggcggcggcggcagcggcagcAGCACCGGCAATGGCACTGGCAGCACATCCGGCGGCGATCCCAAAGCGTCTGACGCCACGCACGGCCGACAAAGCACTTCCACGGAGAACCCTGCGCCGGAAGGAC CTCCGCCCGTCTCGGCCAGCGCGGCGGAGGCCAACCTTCCGGAGGACGCTTCGGGAGAGCGTCGCGGACGGGAGCGGGGGCCCGGCGGAGGAGAAGAGGGCCGTCCCGCCCGCGACTCGGACGACAGCGACGACGACCCGGTCCCGGTCCCGTCCGCCCGCTTCAGAGGACGAGGCCAAAG AGGATCCGCCGTAGGAGATAGAATGATCAG ACGCTCAGCGGCGGCGCGCATCCAAGAGCTCTTTCGCCGGAGGAAAGAACGACGGGAGATGGAGGAGAGCGAGACGCAGAACATCCGCCGGCCCGCCGCCAAAATGGTCTACAAGGGCCACCGCAACTCCCGCACCATG ATCAAGGAGTCGTGCTTTTGGGGCGAGCGATTCGTCATGAGCGGTTCGGACTGCGGCCACATTTTCATCTGGGACCGGCGCACGGCCGAGCACCTCATGCTCCTGGAGGCCGACAACCACGTGGTCAACTGCCTGCAGCCGCACCCCTACGACCCCG TTCTGGCCTCGTCCGGGATCGACTACGACATCAAGATCTGGTCGCCGCGGGAGGAGTCGCCGTCGTTCAACAGGCTTTTGGCCGATGAG GTGATGGCGCGAAACGAGCTGATGCTGGAAGAGACGCGCAACACAATCACGGTGCCGGCCTCCTTCATGCTGCGAATGCTAGCGTCCCTCAATCACATCCACTCAG GCCGCGCCGAAGGCGACCGCTCCGAAGGTTCGGGTCAAGAGAACGAGGACGAGCAGTAG
- the dcaf6 gene encoding DDB1- and CUL4-associated factor 6 isoform X1, translating into MSSSSNLLWDVNKRLIGNGEPNAIRTNYLGRREFVQKLKLEATLNIHDGCVNTISWNETGEYILSGSDDTFLSITNPYNKKVKKSIRSGHRANIFSAKFMPHTNDQEIISCSGDGVVYYTRTEKSADFNRQCHFTCHYGTAYEIMTVPNDPYTFLSCGEDGTVRWFDLRVKSSCTKEDCKDDILINCRRAATSISISPLMPYYLAVGCSDSSVRIYDRRLLGTRATGNYTGRGTTGMCVRFVPAHLADKSCRVTSLCYSADGREVLVSYSSDYIYLFDPKDDLARELKGPSQERREELRQPPVKRLRLRGDWSDTGPRARPESERERDGEQSPNVSLMQRMSDMLSRWFEEASEAQGSRGTRPQIGPAGSGARPEPPPARAHAPEVASVPTPSGPAAAPPSEPSSESSSAAAPSTSASAAESPAASASTSRGPTPAAGRAGSGAEVALSDSPSSAVNEQLGSMTLDEQSGEHAREAAPPPGALSSAGDAPAARAAAPPPPVASGAGRSGASEPVLSLHYSSEGTTSSTIKLDFTDEWSGGGGGGSGSSTGNGTGSTSGGDPKASDATHGRQSTSTENPAPEGPPPVSASAAEANLPEDASGERRGRERGPGGGEEGRPARDSDDSDDDPVPVPSARFRGRGQRGSAVGDRMIRRSAAARIQELFRRRKERREMEESETQNIRRPAAKMVYKGHRNSRTMIKESCFWGERFVMSGSDCGHIFIWDRRTAEHLMLLEADNHVVNCLQPHPYDPVLASSGIDYDIKIWSPREESPSFNRLLADEVMARNELMLEETRNTITVPASFMLRMLASLNHIHSGRAEGDRSEGSGQENEDEQ; encoded by the exons ATGTCCAGCTCCAGCAACCTGCTTTGGGATGTCAATAAACGTCTCATCGGAAACGGCGAACCCAACGCCATCCGGACCAACTATTTGG GACGAAGAGAGTTTGTCCAGAAGCTGAAACTGGAGGCCACCCTGAATATCCACGACGGCTGC GTCAACACAATCTCGTGGAACGAGACGGGGGAGTACATCCTGTCGGGATCGGACGATACCTTCCTGTCCATCACCAACCCGTACAACAAAAAG gtGAAAAAGTCTATCCGCTCCGGACACCGGGCCAACATCTTCAGCGCCAAGTTCATGCCCCACACCAACGACCAGGAGATCATCTCCTGTTCTGGGGACGGCGTCGTCTACTACACGCGCACGGAAAAGAGCGCCGACTTCAACCGGCAGTGTCACTTCACCTGCCATTACGGGACGGCCTACGAG ATCATGACGGTGCCCAACGACCCGTACACCTTTCTGTCGTGCGGCGAGGACGGCACGGTGCGGTGGTTCGACCTCCGCGTGAAAAGCAGCTGCACCAAAGAAGACTGCAAAGAC GACATCCTGATCAATTGTCGGAGAGCGGCGACGTCCATCTCCATCTCGCCGCTGATGCCGTACTACCTGGCGGTGGGCTGCTCGGACAGCTCCGTGCGCATCTACGACAGACGCCTGCTGGGCACCAGGGCCAccg GCAACTACACGGGTCGCGGGACGACGGGCATGTGCGTGAGGTTCGTGCCCGCGCACCTGGCGGACAAGTCGTGCCGCGTGACGTCGCTGTGCTACAGCGCCGACGGACGGGAGGTGCTGGTCAGCTACTCCTCCGACTACATCTACCTCTTTGACCCCAAAGACGACCTGGCCCGAGAGCTCAAGGGCCCCTCTCAGGAAAGGAGGGAAGAG CTGAGGCAGCCACCGGTCAAGCGCCTCCGTCTGCGAGGCGACTGGTCCGACACGGGACCCCGAGCTCGTCCggagagcgagagggagagagacg GGGAGCAGAGCCCCAACGTGTCCCTCATGCAGAGGATGTCAGACATGTTGTCACGCTGGTTCGAGGAAGCCAGCGAAGCCCAAGGCAGTCGAGGGACTCGCCCTCAGATCGGACCCGCAG GAAGTGGCGCCCGGCCCGAACCTCCCCCAGCTCGGGCCCACGCCCCGGAGGTGGCGAGCGTTCCCACGCCGAGTGGTCCCGCGGCGGCTCCCCCGTCCGAACCATCGTCGGAATCCTCGTCGGCCGCGGCCCCGTCGACGAGCGCATCGGCGGCGGAGAGTCCGGCGGCGTCCGCCTCGACTTCGCGGGGTCCGACCCCGGCCGCGGGAAGGGCCGGAAGCGGCGCGGAAGTGGCGCTCTCGG ATTCCCCCTCGTCGGCGGTCAACGAGCAGCTGGGCTCCATGACGCTAGACGAGCAGAGCGGCGAGCACGCTCGGGAAGCGGCGCCGCCTCCCGGCGCCCTTTCTTCGGCGGGGGACGCGCCCGCCGCCCGAGCtgccgctcctcctcctcccgtcGCTTCCGGCGCCGGGCGATCGGGTGCGTCCGAGCCCGTTCTCAGCCTCCACTACAGCTCGGAGGGAACCACCAGCAGCACCATCAAGTTGGACTTCACCGACGAATG gagcggcggcggcggcggcggcagcggcagcAGCACCGGCAATGGCACTGGCAGCACATCCGGCGGCGATCCCAAAGCGTCTGACGCCACGCACGGCCGACAAAGCACTTCCACGGAGAACCCTGCGCCGGAAGGAC CTCCGCCCGTCTCGGCCAGCGCGGCGGAGGCCAACCTTCCGGAGGACGCTTCGGGAGAGCGTCGCGGACGGGAGCGGGGGCCCGGCGGAGGAGAAGAGGGCCGTCCCGCCCGCGACTCGGACGACAGCGACGACGACCCGGTCCCGGTCCCGTCCGCCCGCTTCAGAGGACGAGGCCAAAG AGGATCCGCCGTAGGAGATAGAATGATCAG ACGCTCAGCGGCGGCGCGCATCCAAGAGCTCTTTCGCCGGAGGAAAGAACGACGGGAGATGGAGGAGAGCGAGACGCAGAACATCCGCCGGCCCGCCGCCAAAATGGTCTACAAGGGCCACCGCAACTCCCGCACCATG ATCAAGGAGTCGTGCTTTTGGGGCGAGCGATTCGTCATGAGCGGTTCGGACTGCGGCCACATTTTCATCTGGGACCGGCGCACGGCCGAGCACCTCATGCTCCTGGAGGCCGACAACCACGTGGTCAACTGCCTGCAGCCGCACCCCTACGACCCCG TTCTGGCCTCGTCCGGGATCGACTACGACATCAAGATCTGGTCGCCGCGGGAGGAGTCGCCGTCGTTCAACAGGCTTTTGGCCGATGAG GTGATGGCGCGAAACGAGCTGATGCTGGAAGAGACGCGCAACACAATCACGGTGCCGGCCTCCTTCATGCTGCGAATGCTAGCGTCCCTCAATCACATCCACTCAG GCCGCGCCGAAGGCGACCGCTCCGAAGGTTCGGGTCAAGAGAACGAGGACGAGCAGTAG
- the dcaf6 gene encoding DDB1- and CUL4-associated factor 6 isoform X3, with protein MSSSSNLLWDVNKRLIGNGEPNAIRTNYLGRREFVQKLKLEATLNIHDGCVNTISWNETGEYILSGSDDTFLSITNPYNKKVKKSIRSGHRANIFSAKFMPHTNDQEIISCSGDGVVYYTRTEKSADFNRQCHFTCHYGTAYEIMTVPNDPYTFLSCGEDGTVRWFDLRVKSSCTKEDCKDDILINCRRAATSISISPLMPYYLAVGCSDSSVRIYDRRLLGTRATGNYTGRGTTGMCVRFVPAHLADKSCRVTSLCYSADGREVLVSYSSDYIYLFDPKDDLARELKGPSQERREELRQPPVKRLRLRGDWSDTGPRARPESERERDGEQSPNVSLMQRMSDMLSRWFEEASEAQGSRGTRPQIGPAGSGARPEPPPARAHAPEVASVPTPSGPAAAPPSEPSSESSSAAAPSTSASAAESPAASASTSRGPTPAAGRAGSGAEVALSDSPSSAVNEQLGSMTLDEQSGEHAREAAPPPGALSSAGDAPAARAAAPPPPVASGAGRSGASEPVLSLHYSSEGTTSSTIKLDFTDEWSGGGGGGSGSSTGNGTGSTSGGDPKASDATHGRQSTSTENPAPEGPPPVSASAAEANLPEDASGERRGRERGPGGGEEGRPARDSDDSDDDPVPVPSARFRGRGQRRSAAARIQELFRRRKERREMEESETQNIRRPAAKMVYKGHRNSRTMIKESCFWGERFVMSGSDCGHIFIWDRRTAEHLMLLEADNHVVNCLQPHPYDPVLASSGIDYDIKIWSPREESPSFNRLLADEVMARNELMLEETRNTITVPASFMLRMLASLNHIHSGRAEGDRSEGSGQENEDEQ; from the exons ATGTCCAGCTCCAGCAACCTGCTTTGGGATGTCAATAAACGTCTCATCGGAAACGGCGAACCCAACGCCATCCGGACCAACTATTTGG GACGAAGAGAGTTTGTCCAGAAGCTGAAACTGGAGGCCACCCTGAATATCCACGACGGCTGC GTCAACACAATCTCGTGGAACGAGACGGGGGAGTACATCCTGTCGGGATCGGACGATACCTTCCTGTCCATCACCAACCCGTACAACAAAAAG gtGAAAAAGTCTATCCGCTCCGGACACCGGGCCAACATCTTCAGCGCCAAGTTCATGCCCCACACCAACGACCAGGAGATCATCTCCTGTTCTGGGGACGGCGTCGTCTACTACACGCGCACGGAAAAGAGCGCCGACTTCAACCGGCAGTGTCACTTCACCTGCCATTACGGGACGGCCTACGAG ATCATGACGGTGCCCAACGACCCGTACACCTTTCTGTCGTGCGGCGAGGACGGCACGGTGCGGTGGTTCGACCTCCGCGTGAAAAGCAGCTGCACCAAAGAAGACTGCAAAGAC GACATCCTGATCAATTGTCGGAGAGCGGCGACGTCCATCTCCATCTCGCCGCTGATGCCGTACTACCTGGCGGTGGGCTGCTCGGACAGCTCCGTGCGCATCTACGACAGACGCCTGCTGGGCACCAGGGCCAccg GCAACTACACGGGTCGCGGGACGACGGGCATGTGCGTGAGGTTCGTGCCCGCGCACCTGGCGGACAAGTCGTGCCGCGTGACGTCGCTGTGCTACAGCGCCGACGGACGGGAGGTGCTGGTCAGCTACTCCTCCGACTACATCTACCTCTTTGACCCCAAAGACGACCTGGCCCGAGAGCTCAAGGGCCCCTCTCAGGAAAGGAGGGAAGAG CTGAGGCAGCCACCGGTCAAGCGCCTCCGTCTGCGAGGCGACTGGTCCGACACGGGACCCCGAGCTCGTCCggagagcgagagggagagagacg GGGAGCAGAGCCCCAACGTGTCCCTCATGCAGAGGATGTCAGACATGTTGTCACGCTGGTTCGAGGAAGCCAGCGAAGCCCAAGGCAGTCGAGGGACTCGCCCTCAGATCGGACCCGCAG GAAGTGGCGCCCGGCCCGAACCTCCCCCAGCTCGGGCCCACGCCCCGGAGGTGGCGAGCGTTCCCACGCCGAGTGGTCCCGCGGCGGCTCCCCCGTCCGAACCATCGTCGGAATCCTCGTCGGCCGCGGCCCCGTCGACGAGCGCATCGGCGGCGGAGAGTCCGGCGGCGTCCGCCTCGACTTCGCGGGGTCCGACCCCGGCCGCGGGAAGGGCCGGAAGCGGCGCGGAAGTGGCGCTCTCGG ATTCCCCCTCGTCGGCGGTCAACGAGCAGCTGGGCTCCATGACGCTAGACGAGCAGAGCGGCGAGCACGCTCGGGAAGCGGCGCCGCCTCCCGGCGCCCTTTCTTCGGCGGGGGACGCGCCCGCCGCCCGAGCtgccgctcctcctcctcccgtcGCTTCCGGCGCCGGGCGATCGGGTGCGTCCGAGCCCGTTCTCAGCCTCCACTACAGCTCGGAGGGAACCACCAGCAGCACCATCAAGTTGGACTTCACCGACGAATG gagcggcggcggcggcggcggcagcggcagcAGCACCGGCAATGGCACTGGCAGCACATCCGGCGGCGATCCCAAAGCGTCTGACGCCACGCACGGCCGACAAAGCACTTCCACGGAGAACCCTGCGCCGGAAGGAC CTCCGCCCGTCTCGGCCAGCGCGGCGGAGGCCAACCTTCCGGAGGACGCTTCGGGAGAGCGTCGCGGACGGGAGCGGGGGCCCGGCGGAGGAGAAGAGGGCCGTCCCGCCCGCGACTCGGACGACAGCGACGACGACCCGGTCCCGGTCCCGTCCGCCCGCTTCAGAGGACGAGGCCAAAG ACGCTCAGCGGCGGCGCGCATCCAAGAGCTCTTTCGCCGGAGGAAAGAACGACGGGAGATGGAGGAGAGCGAGACGCAGAACATCCGCCGGCCCGCCGCCAAAATGGTCTACAAGGGCCACCGCAACTCCCGCACCATG ATCAAGGAGTCGTGCTTTTGGGGCGAGCGATTCGTCATGAGCGGTTCGGACTGCGGCCACATTTTCATCTGGGACCGGCGCACGGCCGAGCACCTCATGCTCCTGGAGGCCGACAACCACGTGGTCAACTGCCTGCAGCCGCACCCCTACGACCCCG TTCTGGCCTCGTCCGGGATCGACTACGACATCAAGATCTGGTCGCCGCGGGAGGAGTCGCCGTCGTTCAACAGGCTTTTGGCCGATGAG GTGATGGCGCGAAACGAGCTGATGCTGGAAGAGACGCGCAACACAATCACGGTGCCGGCCTCCTTCATGCTGCGAATGCTAGCGTCCCTCAATCACATCCACTCAG GCCGCGCCGAAGGCGACCGCTCCGAAGGTTCGGGTCAAGAGAACGAGGACGAGCAGTAG